Proteins encoded in a region of the Isosphaeraceae bacterium EP7 genome:
- a CDS encoding DUF1559 domain-containing protein — MIRRNRAHGLRAGFTLIELLVVISIIAVLIALLLPAVQSAREAARRTQCVNNLKQIGLAMHNYESANGALPPAKIRSGSCGADYPASNGLPSGWILNTTGFTMILSMMEQSTLSNAYNFSQASSNSLSWFLSGNKTLAGNALVNTTVTGSMVAAFWCPSDNPPESKDFDVAGFGPYSMQKARRSNYGLMSSRYTEYDCPPASANYSDRGMFFTDLSTTFGSVTDGLSNTCMVGEIRQKKLDWTADYSVQYFGPYWGSGTHTSTHAVVYPPTHANAPTSVPNAGWVFDGQSANPQNLPYAWRISGLHPGGVNMGMGDGSVRFFKNTVNTYTWWAVQTISGGEIVSSDAL; from the coding sequence GTGATTCGACGAAATCGTGCGCACGGACTCCGCGCAGGCTTCACCCTCATCGAGCTCCTCGTTGTCATCTCAATCATCGCGGTGCTGATCGCCCTGCTGCTGCCGGCCGTCCAGTCGGCCCGCGAGGCGGCCCGCAGGACGCAGTGCGTCAACAATCTGAAGCAAATCGGCCTGGCGATGCACAATTACGAGAGTGCCAACGGCGCCCTGCCGCCGGCCAAGATCCGCTCGGGGAGCTGCGGGGCCGACTATCCCGCCTCCAACGGCCTCCCCTCGGGCTGGATCCTCAACACGACGGGCTTCACCATGATCCTCAGCATGATGGAGCAGTCGACGCTATCCAACGCCTACAACTTCAGCCAGGCGTCGTCGAACAGCCTGAGCTGGTTCCTCTCGGGCAACAAGACGCTGGCGGGCAATGCCCTGGTCAACACGACCGTCACCGGCTCAATGGTCGCCGCCTTCTGGTGCCCCTCGGACAATCCTCCCGAGTCGAAGGACTTTGACGTCGCCGGCTTCGGGCCTTACTCGATGCAGAAGGCCCGCCGCAGCAATTACGGGCTGATGTCCAGCAGGTACACCGAATACGACTGCCCGCCGGCCTCGGCCAACTACAGCGATCGGGGGATGTTCTTCACCGACCTCTCCACCACGTTCGGCAGCGTCACCGACGGGCTGAGCAACACCTGCATGGTCGGCGAGATCCGTCAGAAGAAGCTCGACTGGACGGCCGACTACTCGGTCCAATACTTCGGGCCTTACTGGGGCTCGGGCACGCACACGTCCACTCACGCGGTGGTCTATCCGCCCACGCATGCCAATGCCCCGACCTCCGTTCCGAACGCGGGCTGGGTGTTCGACGGGCAGAGCGCCAACCCGCAGAATCTCCCCTATGCCTGGCGGATCAGCGGCCTCCACCCCGGCGGCGTGAACATGGGCATGGGCGACGGCAGCGTCCGGTTCTTCAAGAACACGGTCAACACCTACACCTGGTGGGCCGTGCAGACGATCTCCGGCGGCGAGATCGTCAGCTCCGACGCCCTCTGA